A stretch of Vibrio aphrogenes DNA encodes these proteins:
- the fabV gene encoding enoyl-ACP reductase FabV codes for MIIKPKIRGFICTTTHPVGCEANVKEQIAYTKAQGPIANAPKRVLVVGSSSGYGLSSRIAAAFGGGASTIGVFFEKPGTEKKPGTAGWYNSAAFDKLAKEEGLYSKSLNGDAFSNEAKQKTIDLIKADLGQVDMVVYSLASPVRKMPETGEVIRSSLKPIGETYTATAVDTNKDIIIEASVEPATEQEIKDTVTVMGGEDWELWMAALSDAGVLAEGCKTVAYSYIGTELTWPIYWDGALGQAKMDLDRAASALNEKLADIKGTANVAVLKSVVTQASSAIPVMPLYIAMVFKKMREEGVHEGCMEQIHRMFTQRLYKEDGSAPQVDDKNRLRLDDWELREDIQQHCRNLWPQVTTENLKELTDYVEYKEEFLKLFGFGIDGVDYDADVNPEVNFDVQDI; via the coding sequence ATGATTATCAAACCGAAAATCCGTGGATTTATCTGTACAACGACACATCCTGTGGGTTGTGAGGCAAACGTAAAAGAACAAATTGCTTACACCAAGGCACAAGGCCCAATTGCCAATGCCCCTAAACGCGTATTAGTAGTGGGTTCTTCAAGTGGCTATGGCTTGTCATCTCGTATTGCGGCTGCATTTGGCGGCGGTGCATCAACGATTGGTGTATTTTTTGAAAAACCAGGTACTGAAAAGAAACCTGGAACAGCGGGTTGGTATAACTCGGCTGCATTCGATAAGTTGGCTAAAGAAGAAGGCTTATATTCAAAAAGTCTCAATGGCGATGCTTTCTCTAATGAAGCGAAACAAAAAACCATCGATCTTATCAAAGCCGATTTAGGTCAAGTTGATATGGTCGTTTATTCATTAGCTTCTCCAGTGCGTAAAATGCCAGAAACTGGTGAAGTGATTCGTTCTTCTCTAAAACCGATTGGTGAAACTTACACTGCAACCGCAGTCGATACTAATAAAGACATTATTATTGAAGCCAGTGTTGAGCCTGCTACTGAGCAAGAAATCAAAGACACGGTCACCGTAATGGGCGGCGAAGATTGGGAATTGTGGATGGCTGCACTTTCTGATGCTGGCGTATTAGCGGAAGGATGCAAAACGGTTGCATACAGTTACATCGGTACAGAGTTAACTTGGCCAATCTATTGGGATGGTGCGCTAGGTCAAGCGAAGATGGATTTAGACCGTGCGGCTTCGGCACTTAATGAAAAACTTGCTGATATTAAAGGCACAGCGAATGTTGCGGTACTGAAAAGTGTGGTAACTCAAGCAAGTTCAGCCATTCCAGTGATGCCGCTATACATCGCTATGGTCTTTAAGAAAATGCGTGAAGAAGGCGTACACGAAGGTTGTATGGAACAGATTCACCGCATGTTTACTCAGCGTTTGTATAAAGAAGATGGCTCGGCTCCTCAAGTGGATGATAAAAACCGTCTACGTTTGGATGACTGGGAATTACGCGAAGATATTCAACAACATTGTCGTAATCTATGGCCTCAAGTAACGACGGAAAACTTAAAAGAGTTAACCGATTACGTTGAGTACAAAGAAGAGTTCTTAAAACTGTTTGGTTTTGGTATTGATGGTGTTGATTACGATGCTGACGTCAATCCTGAAGTAAACTTTGACGTACAAGATATCTAA